In bacterium BMS3Abin08, the following are encoded in one genomic region:
- a CDS encoding polysaccharide deacetylase gives MKRFIKGFIKDLLGWFLYASRALDVFLLIRHRLYGSQGTVILLYHRVIPRDRKDGVCSFPGIVVSRESFEKQMRFLSEHYNVISLDDYLEARVKKIPLPYKTAVITFDDGWKDNFLCALPLLKRYKLPATIFLTAGFIGKEEVFWPEKLVFLVKQIAASRSKTRKPVEDGFLEELRQLLDSAPNNLREEKFRLLFTRAMERLLYLDESRRNTLIARLESCLNDFEYPSEENSCMNWEQIEEMKRSKISFGSHGVSHNILTVLQEEKIAEELEGSKRLIEDRLGIEVKSFAYPNGDYSEDIVGRVRGAGYKVALTVDPGINTLKTDIFRLKRINIHEGVSTGFSGNFSKGLFSLYLSGLL, from the coding sequence ATGAAGAGATTTATTAAGGGCTTCATAAAGGATTTGCTTGGATGGTTTCTTTACGCTTCCAGGGCCCTGGACGTTTTTTTGTTGATCCGGCATAGATTGTATGGTTCCCAGGGGACGGTCATTTTACTTTACCACAGGGTCATCCCCCGGGACAGAAAAGATGGAGTTTGCTCGTTTCCCGGCATAGTAGTCAGCCGGGAGAGCTTTGAAAAGCAGATGCGGTTTCTGTCGGAACATTACAACGTAATATCTTTAGACGATTATCTTGAAGCCCGGGTGAAAAAGATCCCCCTGCCTTATAAAACTGCGGTTATTACCTTTGATGACGGGTGGAAAGACAATTTTTTGTGTGCACTCCCTCTCCTTAAGAGATACAAATTGCCTGCCACGATATTTCTTACTGCCGGCTTCATTGGGAAAGAAGAGGTTTTCTGGCCTGAGAAACTGGTTTTTCTGGTAAAGCAAATAGCTGCTTCAAGGTCAAAGACACGCAAGCCTGTAGAAGACGGATTTTTAGAGGAGCTAAGGCAGCTTCTCGACAGTGCTCCCAATAATCTGCGTGAAGAGAAATTCCGGCTTCTCTTCACTAGGGCAATGGAGAGGTTGTTATATCTGGATGAGTCAAGGCGCAATACACTTATCGCCCGGCTTGAATCCTGCCTGAACGATTTTGAGTATCCCTCAGAGGAAAATTCCTGTATGAACTGGGAACAGATAGAGGAAATGAAGCGGTCTAAAATCAGCTTTGGTTCTCATGGAGTCAGTCATAATATCCTGACCGTATTACAGGAGGAGAAAATAGCAGAGGAATTAGAGGGATCAAAGAGACTTATTGAAGATAGACTGGGCATAGAGGTTAAGAGCTTTGCATATCCCAACGGAGATTACAGTGAAGATATTGTCGGAAGAGTGCGGGGGGCAGGATACAAAGTAGCTCTCACGGTAGACCCGGGTATTAATACTTTAAAAACGGATATTTTTCGTTTAAAAAGAATTAATATTCATGAAGGGGTTAGTACCGGTTTCAGTGGAAATTTCTCAAAAGGATTGTTTTCACTATATCTGTCAGGTCTGTTGTAA